A section of the Methanoregula formicica SMSP genome encodes:
- a CDS encoding B12-binding domain-containing radical SAM protein: protein MVDVLLIVPPSPKPDRVCVRDKGAMGFSKAGYTFPPYDLAMIAANIRDIASVKIIDANANKQNFISLSQMINNHRPNYVIFSNSTPTIDWDMNIAKISKEIDPSIITMTYGPHITALGEKILLDYKELDYAIINEHELTIKEIILRGNKNEIKGCISRNGEAIINNGYREELENLDILNFPAHDLLNLRVYSLPYAKRAPLTATMTSRGCPGKCIFCCSWLISKKFRARSPDHIINELKYLSEELKVKEIKFWDDTFTYNQKRIFDICKLIRKEKIDISWVCNTRVDSISEPLLKTMKDSGCHTICLGVESGDNEILQYIGKEITVDQIKKGFEIAKKSGLHTAGFFMLGHPHETTQSIKKTIALANILQPDYASFNIVTPYPGTPLYQLAVKNGWLNRSDWNRFESTLYPVMTLDTVTPDEVHSLFKNAYRDYYLNYRYIFKRVRQWKNFATIRSDFRSFLGLLGMIHEDSK from the coding sequence ATGGTTGATGTATTATTAATCGTGCCTCCGTCACCAAAACCGGACAGAGTATGTGTTCGCGATAAAGGTGCAATGGGTTTTTCAAAAGCAGGGTACACATTCCCCCCATATGATTTAGCAATGATCGCTGCAAATATCAGAGATATTGCATCTGTAAAAATTATCGATGCTAATGCAAATAAACAAAATTTTATTTCGTTATCTCAAATGATAAACAACCATCGACCAAATTATGTAATTTTCTCAAATTCGACTCCTACAATCGATTGGGATATGAATATTGCAAAAATTTCAAAAGAGATCGATCCTTCAATAATTACCATGACCTATGGTCCGCATATTACAGCCCTTGGAGAAAAAATTCTTTTAGACTATAAAGAGTTAGATTATGCAATAATTAACGAACACGAGTTAACAATAAAAGAGATCATCTTACGTGGAAACAAAAATGAAATCAAGGGTTGTATTTCAAGGAATGGTGAAGCGATAATCAATAATGGATATAGGGAGGAACTAGAAAATCTGGATATTCTTAATTTTCCTGCACATGACCTATTAAATCTTCGTGTCTATTCACTACCCTATGCAAAAAGAGCACCTTTAACCGCTACTATGACTTCTCGTGGATGTCCGGGAAAATGTATTTTCTGCTGTTCTTGGCTTATTTCAAAAAAATTCAGAGCTCGATCCCCAGATCATATAATAAATGAACTAAAATATCTCTCCGAAGAACTTAAAGTGAAAGAAATAAAATTTTGGGATGATACTTTTACTTATAATCAAAAACGAATTTTTGATATCTGTAAATTAATTCGAAAGGAAAAAATCGACATATCTTGGGTATGTAATACTCGTGTAGACTCAATAAGTGAGCCATTATTAAAAACAATGAAAGATTCTGGATGCCATACAATTTGTTTAGGTGTTGAGAGTGGCGATAATGAGATTTTACAATACATCGGAAAAGAAATTACTGTTGATCAAATAAAAAAGGGATTTGAAATTGCAAAAAAATCAGGGCTACATACAGCAGGTTTTTTTATGCTTGGTCATCCTCATGAAACCACCCAGTCAATAAAAAAAACTATTGCTCTGGCGAACATTTTACAACCAGACTATGCCTCTTTTAACATCGTCACCCCATACCCTGGGACGCCTCTCTATCAATTAGCTGTGAAAAATGGTTGGTTAAACAGATCCGATTGGAATCGGTTTGAATCGACATTATACCCTGTAATGACATTGGATACCGTTACTCCAGATGAAGTACATTCACTTTTTAAAAATGCCTATCGTGACTATTATTTAAATTACAGATATATATTTAAAAGGGTACGGCAATGGAAGAATTTTGCAACAATAAGGTCAGATTTTCGATCCTTTTTGGGATTGTTAGGGATGATCCATGAGGACTCGAAATGA